A single region of the Pirellulales bacterium genome encodes:
- the argF gene encoding ornithine carbamoyltransferase gives MRHLLTLAEITSAEIERIFAITEDLKTKYEQGLREVILPGRVMALLFEKPSLRTRVSFETAMINLGGGSVFLRDDVGFGSRESLDDFGRVLSQYVDVIVVRANHHQMVEELANYCACSVINGLTDEAHPCQVLADLYTLREMVGRLHGHTLAYVGDANNVARSLAIGCGRVGMRFQIASPQGYEFDTAFLDFLKQEVPNLELLVTRDPREAVKGALAVYTDVWASMGQEHEAQRRKRDFADYQVNGTLMSHAPAEAYFMHCLPAHRGDEVTGEVIDGPRSIVLAEAGNRLHVQKGILAWLLGPQP, from the coding sequence ATGCGACATTTGTTGACGCTAGCCGAGATCACCTCGGCCGAGATCGAACGCATCTTCGCCATCACCGAAGATCTGAAGACCAAGTACGAACAGGGCCTGCGCGAGGTGATCCTGCCGGGGCGCGTGATGGCGCTCTTGTTCGAGAAGCCCTCGCTGCGCACGCGCGTCAGCTTCGAAACCGCCATGATCAATCTCGGCGGAGGCAGCGTCTTTCTGCGCGACGACGTCGGCTTCGGCTCGCGCGAAAGCCTCGACGATTTCGGCCGCGTCTTGAGCCAGTACGTCGACGTCATCGTCGTGCGGGCCAACCATCACCAGATGGTCGAGGAGCTGGCCAACTATTGCGCCTGCTCGGTCATCAATGGGCTGACCGACGAGGCGCATCCCTGCCAGGTGCTGGCCGATCTCTACACGCTGCGCGAGATGGTCGGTCGCCTGCACGGCCACACGCTGGCCTACGTGGGCGATGCCAACAACGTGGCGCGCAGCCTAGCCATCGGCTGCGGCCGCGTCGGCATGCGTTTCCAGATCGCCTCGCCCCAGGGATACGAGTTCGACACCGCGTTTCTCGACTTCCTCAAGCAGGAAGTACCGAATCTCGAGCTGCTCGTCACGCGCGATCCGCGCGAGGCGGTGAAGGGGGCGCTGGCTGTCTATACCGACGTCTGGGCCAGCATGGGACAAGAGCACGAAGCGCAGCGCCGCAAGCGCGACTTCGCCGATTATCAGGTCAATGGCACGCTGATGAGCCACGCCCCCGCCGAGGCCTACTTCATGCACTGCCTGCCTGCCCATCGCGGCGATGAGGTCACCGGCGAAGTCATCGATGGCCCGCGCAGCATCGTGCTGGCCGAAGCCGGCAATCGCCTGCACGTGCAAAAGGGCATTCTCGCCTGGCTGCTCGGCCCGCAGCCGTAG
- a CDS encoding aspartate aminotransferase family protein, producing the protein MSATDTLSSAETIALFEQYVVPNYVRYPVCLVRGEGSYVWDAEGNRYLDFFPGWGCNLVGHCPEPVVRAVQEQVATLIHVPNTWHIETQGQWAKLLSERSFGGQAFFCNSGTEANEAAIKLARLHTRGKRYKIITFEGGFHGRTLGATTATAQPKYHEGLGPLMAGFSYAPFGDLEAVAQLIDADTGAIMIEPIQGEGGVRIPPPGFLAGLRKLCDEHDLLLIFDEVQTGCGRTGHWFAYQQVGVTPDIMTLAKAVCGGIAGGALLTTRELAPDLRPGMHAATFGGNPIAARAGIATIEMIEQENLLEHAQKLGEIFRARFTELQQECELIREVRVSGVMIGLELAIDGTAVVKQCLERKLLVNCTHSTVIRLLPAMNLTEEQALAGIDILADVLKQQSP; encoded by the coding sequence GTGAGTGCCACCGACACGCTCAGTTCGGCCGAGACGATCGCGCTCTTCGAGCAGTACGTCGTGCCCAACTACGTCCGCTATCCGGTCTGTCTGGTGCGCGGCGAAGGCTCTTACGTTTGGGATGCCGAGGGGAACCGCTATCTCGACTTCTTCCCCGGCTGGGGTTGCAACCTGGTGGGGCATTGCCCGGAACCGGTCGTGCGGGCCGTGCAGGAGCAAGTCGCCACGCTGATCCACGTGCCCAACACCTGGCACATCGAGACCCAAGGGCAGTGGGCCAAGCTGCTCAGCGAACGGAGCTTCGGCGGTCAGGCGTTCTTCTGCAACTCGGGCACCGAGGCCAACGAGGCGGCCATCAAGCTCGCGCGGCTCCACACCCGGGGCAAGCGCTACAAGATCATCACCTTCGAAGGCGGTTTTCATGGTCGAACTTTGGGCGCGACCACGGCCACGGCGCAGCCCAAGTATCACGAGGGCCTGGGCCCCCTGATGGCCGGCTTCAGCTACGCCCCGTTCGGCGATCTCGAGGCCGTGGCCCAATTGATCGACGCCGACACCGGCGCGATCATGATCGAGCCGATCCAAGGCGAAGGGGGCGTGCGGATTCCGCCCCCCGGTTTCCTCGCCGGGCTGCGCAAGCTGTGCGACGAGCACGACCTGCTTTTGATCTTCGACGAGGTGCAGACGGGCTGCGGACGCACGGGACACTGGTTTGCCTACCAGCAGGTCGGCGTCACGCCCGACATCATGACGCTGGCCAAGGCGGTCTGCGGCGGCATCGCGGGCGGCGCGCTGCTGACGACGCGCGAGCTGGCCCCCGACCTGCGGCCCGGCATGCACGCGGCTACCTTCGGCGGCAACCCGATCGCCGCTCGAGCGGGCATCGCCACGATCGAGATGATCGAGCAGGAGAATCTGCTCGAGCACGCCCAGAAGCTCGGCGAGATCTTCCGCGCGCGCTTCACCGAACTGCAGCAAGAGTGCGAGCTGATTCGCGAGGTGCGCGTGAGCGGCGTCATGATCGGCCTCGAGCTGGCCATCGACGGGACCGCCGTGGTGAAACAATGCCTCGAGCGGAAGCTGCTCGTCAATTGCACCCACTCAACCGTGATTCGTCTGCTGCCGGCGATGAATCTGACCGAAGAACAGGCCCTGGCCGGTATCGATATTCTGGCCGACGTCCTCAAGCAACAGAGCCCGTGA
- the argB gene encoding acetylglutamate kinase produces the protein MKTAIQKADVLIEALGWIRKFRDKVVVIKLGGSVMEDDTALRHLLIDIVFMETVGMRPVVVHGGGAAISRAMSAAGLEAHFIQGRRYTDAATRDIVEQVLAYETNEQLVDSIEQMGGRAAPLNFRFTNVLFGEKLQLPSEAGPIDLGYVGAVTRVDRSTIENLCYAGIVPVIPSMCVDSAGQKLNVNADTAATAVAQALGAEKLIFLSDVNGVRRDKHNADSLIHSLTASEAQQLIASGAIEAGMIPKVEACLDTLNRGVHKVHIIDGRLRHSLLLEIYTSSGVGTEIVMDE, from the coding sequence GTGAAAACAGCGATCCAAAAGGCCGACGTCTTGATCGAGGCGCTGGGTTGGATACGCAAGTTCCGCGATAAGGTCGTCGTGATCAAGCTCGGCGGCAGTGTCATGGAAGATGACACGGCCCTGCGGCACCTGCTCATCGACATCGTCTTCATGGAAACGGTTGGCATGCGGCCGGTCGTCGTGCATGGGGGCGGCGCCGCCATCAGCCGCGCCATGTCGGCCGCGGGACTCGAAGCCCACTTCATTCAAGGCCGCCGCTACACCGATGCCGCCACCCGCGACATCGTCGAGCAGGTGCTGGCCTACGAGACCAACGAGCAACTGGTCGACAGCATCGAACAAATGGGGGGGCGTGCCGCACCCCTCAATTTCCGCTTCACCAACGTCCTGTTCGGCGAGAAGCTGCAGCTTCCCAGCGAAGCTGGTCCGATCGATCTGGGGTATGTCGGCGCCGTGACGCGCGTGGATCGCAGCACGATCGAGAACCTGTGCTACGCGGGCATCGTGCCGGTCATCCCCTCGATGTGCGTCGACAGTGCCGGCCAGAAGCTCAACGTCAATGCCGACACCGCCGCCACGGCCGTGGCCCAGGCGCTGGGCGCCGAGAAGCTGATTTTCTTAAGCGACGTCAACGGCGTCCGTCGCGACAAGCACAACGCCGACTCGCTGATCCACTCGCTCACGGCGAGCGAGGCGCAGCAACTCATCGCCAGCGGGGCGATCGAGGCGGGCATGATTCCCAAGGTCGAAGCCTGCCTCGACACGCTCAATCGCGGCGTCCACAAGGTACACATCATCGATGGGCGGCTCCGCCACTCGCTGCTGTTGGAGATCTATACGAGTAGCGGCGTAGGGACGGAAATCGTCATGGACGAGTGA
- a CDS encoding beta-hydroxyacyl-ACP dehydratase, whose amino-acid sequence MRFSLIDRVDMFEPGRQIAARKNLTMAEEYLADHFPGFPVMPGVLMLEAMTQASAWLIRASEDFAHSIVTLKEARNVKYGNFVEPGQTLLVTAEIIKQDEQTTTLKAQGTVDGNMTVSARLVLERYNLAAVEPNRAEADAVVRHQLREQWAQLCRHLAPAST is encoded by the coding sequence ATGCGCTTCTCGCTAATTGATCGTGTGGACATGTTTGAACCGGGTCGGCAAATCGCCGCACGGAAGAACCTGACCATGGCCGAGGAGTACCTGGCCGACCACTTTCCGGGCTTTCCAGTGATGCCAGGCGTGTTGATGCTCGAGGCGATGACCCAGGCCAGCGCCTGGCTGATTCGCGCCAGCGAGGACTTCGCCCACAGCATCGTCACCCTGAAAGAAGCCCGCAACGTGAAGTATGGCAACTTCGTCGAGCCGGGGCAGACGCTGCTGGTGACCGCCGAGATCATCAAACAGGACGAACAAACGACCACGCTCAAGGCCCAGGGAACCGTCGACGGCAACATGACCGTTTCGGCGCGTCTGGTCCTCGAGCGTTACAACCTGGCGGCCGTCGAGCCGAATCGGGCCGAGGCGGACGCCGTGGTCCGCCACCAACTGCGCGAGCAGTGGGCCCAATTGTGCCGTCACCTGGCGCCGGCCTCGACGTAA
- the fabG gene encoding 3-oxoacyl-[acyl-carrier-protein] reductase encodes MANRLKGKMAIVTGGSRGIGRACVRDLCAEGATVAFVYSSSTQAAEELVAEITAAGGKVKAIKADVRDAAKVTELVEQLAEEWGRIDILVNSAGIIRDGLFATMDAAQWGDVIETNLTGTYNFCRAVTRPMMSQRAGSIVNLSSVAAEYGARGQVNYAASKGGIDGLTRCLAKELSARKIRVNSVAPGMIETDMSQAVRNLIGDDIKKVIPLRRVGQPEEIARVVTFLASDEASYLTGQVLRVDGGLSLGSY; translated from the coding sequence ATGGCGAACCGACTCAAAGGCAAGATGGCGATCGTGACCGGCGGCAGCCGCGGCATTGGCCGCGCGTGCGTCCGCGACCTGTGTGCCGAGGGCGCCACGGTGGCCTTCGTCTACAGCAGCAGCACGCAGGCCGCCGAAGAACTGGTCGCCGAAATCACCGCCGCCGGCGGCAAGGTCAAGGCGATCAAGGCCGACGTCCGCGACGCCGCCAAGGTGACCGAACTCGTCGAGCAACTGGCCGAAGAATGGGGCCGTATTGACATCCTCGTCAATTCGGCCGGCATCATTCGCGATGGGCTCTTCGCCACGATGGACGCCGCGCAGTGGGGGGACGTGATCGAGACGAACCTCACCGGCACCTACAACTTCTGCCGAGCCGTGACGCGGCCGATGATGTCGCAGCGCGCCGGCAGCATCGTGAATCTATCGAGCGTGGCCGCCGAATACGGCGCCCGCGGACAAGTGAATTACGCGGCGAGCAAGGGGGGCATCGACGGCCTGACGCGCTGTCTGGCCAAGGAGCTCTCGGCACGCAAGATTCGTGTCAACAGCGTGGCCCCGGGCATGATCGAAACCGACATGAGCCAGGCGGTGCGCAACCTGATCGGCGATGATATCAAGAAGGTGATCCCCTTGCGGCGCGTGGGTCAGCCCGAGGAGATCGCTCGCGTGGTGACGTTTCTGGCCAGCGACGAGGCGAGCTACCTGACGGGTCAGGTGCTTCGCGTCGACGGCGGCCTGAGCCTGGGTAGTTACTAG
- a CDS encoding acyl carrier protein, producing MPSKDEVFDKIRAALVDALGVDEDEVTPNATLTGDLGAESIDFLDIVFRLEKAFDIKIPRGELFPESILTDPQYVADGKFTPAGIEELRKRMPFANLDEFAKNPVAQEFGNLFTVQMIANYVESKVNVEA from the coding sequence ATGCCCTCGAAAGATGAAGTATTCGACAAGATCCGTGCCGCCCTGGTCGACGCGCTGGGGGTCGATGAAGACGAAGTCACGCCGAACGCCACGTTGACGGGCGACCTGGGAGCCGAATCGATCGACTTCCTCGACATCGTCTTCCGCCTGGAGAAGGCCTTCGACATCAAGATCCCGCGCGGCGAGCTCTTTCCCGAGAGCATCCTGACCGATCCGCAGTACGTGGCCGACGGCAAGTTCACCCCGGCCGGCATCGAAGAGCTGCGCAAGCGCATGCCGTTCGCCAATCTCGACGAGTTCGCCAAGAACCCGGTCGCCCAAGAGTTCGGCAACCTGTTCACCGTGCAGATGATCGCCAACTACGTCGAGAGCAAGGTCAACGTCGAGGCCTGA
- a CDS encoding beta-hydroxyacyl-ACP dehydratase: MRWIWIDRFLEFESGRRARAVKNLTLAEEHLHDHFFGYPIMPNSLITEGLAQTGGILVGEMRNFEEKVILAKIPKITFHFAAKPGDTLVYSAEMLSIEDNGALVKATSHVGERLQAEGELMFAHLDESRRVKTLFEPKNFVFTLKLLGVFDVGRGSEAGAIAEPPGLAHLRAASPE, translated from the coding sequence ATGCGCTGGATCTGGATCGATCGATTTCTCGAGTTCGAGAGTGGCCGGCGCGCGCGGGCGGTGAAGAACCTCACCCTCGCCGAAGAGCACCTCCACGATCACTTCTTCGGCTACCCGATCATGCCGAACTCGCTGATCACCGAGGGGCTCGCGCAGACCGGCGGCATCCTCGTCGGCGAGATGCGGAACTTCGAAGAGAAAGTGATCCTGGCGAAGATTCCCAAGATCACGTTTCACTTCGCCGCCAAGCCGGGAGACACGCTCGTCTACTCGGCCGAGATGCTCAGCATCGAGGACAACGGCGCGCTGGTCAAGGCGACCAGCCACGTCGGCGAGCGCTTGCAGGCCGAGGGGGAACTGATGTTCGCCCACCTCGACGAGAGCCGCCGCGTAAAGACGCTGTTCGAGCCGAAGAACTTCGTGTTCACCTTGAAGCTGCTGGGAGTGTTCGACGTGGGGCGAGGTTCCGAGGCGGGCGCGATCGCCGAGCCGCCGGGACTGGCCCACCTGCGGGCCGCGTCGCCCGAGTGA
- a CDS encoding beta-ketoacyl-[acyl-carrier-protein] synthase family protein translates to MRRRVVVTGCGCITPLGTEVEQVWQALLRGDSGIGPTTLFDASNFPTKISAEVRGWDLSDVGENPEDWKYHGRHTKFAIGAAKKAYADAGLGDNGLDPTRFGVYLGSGEGQQDFDRFTEMMVASLGESGELDVATFTKKGLEILHPLSELEQEPNMPASHLAGLFNAQGPNVNCLTACAASSQAIGEAVEMIRRGDADVMLSGGTHSMIHPFGVTGFNLLGALSTRNDEPHKASRPFDRGRDGFVLGEGAAMLILEDLEHAKARGAKIYGEITGYGSTADAFRITDTHPEGRGAATCLKLALEDAGKNPADIHYINAHGTSTSVNDKVESLAIKRAFGDVAYKVPVSSTKSMMGHLIAAAGATELIICLLAIRDNVLPPTTNYDTPDPDCDLDYIPNVAREARCDTAASNSFGFGGQNITLVVSRFEG, encoded by the coding sequence ATGAGACGTCGTGTGGTCGTTACCGGTTGCGGTTGCATCACTCCCCTCGGCACCGAGGTCGAGCAGGTTTGGCAGGCCTTGTTGCGCGGCGACTCGGGCATTGGCCCCACCACGCTGTTCGATGCCAGTAACTTTCCGACGAAGATCTCGGCCGAAGTCCGCGGCTGGGACCTCTCGGACGTGGGAGAGAACCCCGAGGACTGGAAGTACCACGGCCGGCACACGAAGTTCGCCATCGGCGCGGCGAAGAAGGCCTACGCCGACGCGGGCCTCGGCGACAACGGGCTCGATCCCACGCGCTTCGGCGTTTATCTGGGCAGTGGCGAAGGGCAGCAGGACTTCGACCGTTTTACCGAGATGATGGTCGCCTCGCTCGGCGAGAGTGGCGAGCTCGACGTGGCCACGTTCACGAAGAAGGGGCTCGAGATTCTCCACCCGCTGTCCGAGCTGGAGCAAGAGCCGAACATGCCGGCCAGCCATCTGGCCGGGCTCTTCAATGCCCAGGGCCCCAACGTCAACTGCCTGACGGCCTGCGCCGCGAGCAGCCAGGCGATCGGCGAGGCGGTCGAGATGATTCGCCGCGGCGATGCCGACGTGATGCTCTCCGGCGGCACGCACAGCATGATCCATCCCTTTGGCGTGACGGGCTTCAACCTGCTCGGCGCGCTGAGCACGCGGAACGACGAGCCCCACAAGGCATCGCGCCCCTTCGACCGCGGGCGCGATGGCTTCGTGCTGGGTGAAGGAGCGGCCATGCTCATCCTCGAAGATCTCGAGCACGCCAAGGCCCGCGGCGCCAAAATCTACGGCGAGATCACCGGCTACGGTTCGACCGCCGACGCCTTCCGCATTACCGACACGCATCCCGAGGGACGTGGCGCGGCGACGTGCCTCAAGCTGGCCCTGGAAGATGCCGGCAAGAATCCGGCAGACATCCACTACATCAACGCGCACGGCACGAGCACGAGCGTAAACGACAAGGTCGAATCGCTGGCGATCAAGCGGGCCTTTGGCGACGTGGCCTACAAGGTGCCCGTCTCGAGCACGAAGAGCATGATGGGGCATCTGATCGCGGCGGCCGGCGCCACGGAGCTCATCATCTGCCTGCTGGCAATCCGCGATAACGTGCTGCCGCCGACGACGAACTACGACACGCCCGATCCGGACTGCGATCTCGACTACATTCCGAACGTCGCGCGCGAGGCCCGCTGCGACACGGCCGCGTCGAACAGCTTCGGCTTCGGCGGCCAGAACATCACGCTGGTCGTGTCGCGCTTCGAAGGCTGA
- the miaB gene encoding tRNA (N6-isopentenyl adenosine(37)-C2)-methylthiotransferase MiaB yields the protein MPKRLYIETVGCQMNMLDSELVVASLRKQGYELVSTAREADTILFNTCSVRQHAEDKIYSALGRLKHAKTHHPDKIIGVLGCMAQKDQQEIFRRAPFVDLVVGPGQLHQVPKLIEEIAAGSGPRLEVSLDRKAASRSEVEESFESYDPLREAALRPTPYQAYVRVMIGCDKFCTYCIVPKVRGPEQSRSPLEIEAEVRRLADEGCREITLLGQTVNSYHYELDGRLWRLADLIYRLHDIEGLARIKFVTNYPRDMSTELLTAVRDLPKCSPYLHVPAQSGSNEILRRMKRGYTIEEYREMQARILEIVPHAAVTSDFIVGFCGETEEDFQLTVDLVRESRFKNSFIFKYSPRPGTKAPDLFADDVPEETKRRRNNELLAIQNQISEEDNQQWIGRQVEVLVEGPSKMAHRNETDGEILQLTGRTPDDRITVFAGNRRQIGRLLNLTVYDANAFTLFGAVVTEHVGPEVYRLSLSPP from the coding sequence AACACCTGCAGCGTCCGGCAGCACGCCGAAGACAAGATCTACAGCGCGCTGGGCCGTCTGAAGCATGCCAAGACGCACCATCCCGACAAGATCATCGGGGTGCTCGGTTGCATGGCGCAAAAAGACCAGCAAGAGATCTTCCGCCGCGCGCCGTTCGTCGATCTGGTGGTCGGGCCGGGGCAGTTGCACCAGGTGCCCAAGCTGATCGAAGAGATCGCCGCCGGGAGCGGCCCCCGGCTCGAGGTGAGCCTCGACCGCAAGGCCGCCAGCCGCAGCGAGGTCGAAGAGAGCTTCGAAAGCTACGACCCGCTCCGCGAGGCGGCGCTGCGGCCCACGCCCTACCAGGCGTACGTCCGCGTGATGATCGGCTGCGACAAGTTCTGCACCTACTGCATCGTGCCCAAGGTGCGGGGACCGGAGCAGAGCCGCTCGCCCCTGGAAATCGAGGCCGAGGTGCGGCGGCTGGCCGACGAGGGTTGCCGCGAGATCACGCTGCTCGGCCAGACCGTGAACAGCTATCACTACGAGCTCGACGGCCGCCTGTGGCGCCTGGCCGACCTGATCTACCGCCTGCACGACATCGAGGGGCTGGCGCGGATCAAGTTCGTGACGAACTATCCGCGCGACATGTCGACCGAATTGCTCACGGCGGTCCGCGATCTGCCGAAGTGCTCCCCCTATCTGCACGTGCCGGCCCAAAGCGGATCGAACGAGATCTTGCGCCGCATGAAGCGCGGCTACACGATCGAGGAATACCGCGAGATGCAGGCGCGGATTCTTGAGATTGTGCCGCACGCCGCCGTGACGAGCGACTTCATCGTGGGCTTCTGCGGCGAGACCGAGGAGGACTTTCAGCTCACGGTCGACCTGGTCCGCGAGAGCCGCTTCAAGAACAGCTTTATCTTCAAGTACAGTCCGCGCCCCGGCACGAAGGCCCCCGACCTGTTTGCCGACGACGTGCCGGAAGAGACCAAACGCCGCCGCAACAACGAGTTGCTGGCCATCCAGAACCAGATCAGCGAAGAGGACAACCAGCAGTGGATCGGCCGGCAGGTCGAAGTGCTGGTCGAAGGGCCGAGCAAGATGGCCCATCGCAACGAAACGGATGGCGAGATTCTGCAGCTCACCGGCCGCACGCCCGACGATCGCATCACGGTCTTTGCTGGAAATCGCCGCCAAATTGGTAGACTGTTGAATCTGACCGTTTACGATGCCAATGCCTTCACGCTGTTCGGCGCCGTCGTGACCGAGCACGTCGGTCCCGAAGTCTATCGCTTGTCGCTCTCGCCCCCCTGA